A stretch of the Nitratireductor thuwali genome encodes the following:
- a CDS encoding RT0821/Lpp0805 family surface protein → MVLPRLFVLIAVLQGCAGPPTEALSPDALTTGSVPEAQPVVSDRLLAQDAPSIVSALAPGSSGKAWQNRETGAHGEIVSAFAANEAGRSCIAFTTTRESFDGVGLYDGKACEDAAGALRLLRLDMR, encoded by the coding sequence TTGGTTCTGCCGCGGCTTTTTGTGCTGATTGCCGTTCTTCAAGGCTGCGCCGGCCCGCCGACGGAAGCGCTGTCTCCCGATGCCCTTACCACCGGCTCCGTCCCCGAGGCGCAGCCTGTCGTGTCCGATCGCCTGCTGGCGCAGGACGCGCCTTCGATCGTGTCCGCGCTGGCGCCGGGAAGCAGCGGAAAAGCCTGGCAAAACCGGGAGACCGGAGCCCATGGCGAGATCGTTTCGGCATTCGCGGCGAACGAGGCCGGCCGATCCTGCATCGCCTTCACGACGACGCGCGAGAGCTTCGACGGCGTCGGCCTTTACGATGGCAAGGCGTGCGAGGATGCCGCCGGCGCCTTGCGGCTCCTCCGGCTGGACATGCGTTGA
- a CDS encoding DnaJ C-terminal domain-containing protein: protein MRNPYEVLGVQKSASAKDIKSAYRRLAKKYHPDQQPDDPRAKERFAEIGQAYEILGDEEKRRAFDNGEIDASGKPRFAGFEGGAHGDPFAGFRRAGGGGPRGARFEFRSGGPDGAGFGGEDIFSEIFGHAFSGGGAGGGPGRGQRRPEGLGDIRATLDVSVEDIATEAKVAAIFPDGRRLAVKLPRYVEDGQTIRLKGQGAETPFGERGDALVTLRLKPDPRYRVEGRDLHADIPVSLRDAVLGAKVTVATPTGKVAVKVPPWSSSDRTLRLKGRGLPLKTGGNGDFYGHVRIMLPEGGDPALEALFRKEGVKE from the coding sequence ATGAGGAACCCTTATGAGGTGCTGGGCGTGCAGAAGAGCGCGTCCGCCAAGGACATAAAGTCGGCCTATCGGCGGCTCGCCAAGAAGTATCATCCGGACCAGCAGCCGGATGATCCGCGGGCCAAGGAACGCTTTGCCGAAATCGGCCAGGCCTACGAAATCCTCGGCGACGAGGAAAAGCGCCGGGCCTTCGACAATGGCGAGATCGACGCCAGCGGCAAGCCCCGTTTCGCCGGCTTCGAGGGCGGAGCCCATGGCGACCCGTTCGCCGGCTTCCGGCGCGCCGGTGGCGGCGGACCCCGCGGCGCCCGTTTCGAGTTCCGCTCCGGCGGCCCCGATGGTGCGGGCTTCGGCGGCGAGGACATATTCAGCGAAATCTTCGGCCATGCCTTTTCGGGCGGCGGCGCCGGCGGCGGACCGGGGCGCGGGCAGCGCCGCCCCGAGGGCCTTGGCGACATCCGCGCGACCCTCGACGTCAGCGTCGAGGACATCGCCACCGAAGCCAAGGTCGCGGCCATTTTCCCGGACGGCCGCCGGCTTGCCGTCAAGCTGCCGCGCTATGTCGAGGACGGCCAGACCATCCGGCTGAAGGGGCAGGGCGCCGAGACGCCCTTCGGCGAGCGCGGCGACGCGCTGGTGACGCTGCGCCTGAAGCCCGACCCGCGCTACCGCGTGGAGGGCCGGGACCTGCATGCCGACATTCCCGTCAGCCTGCGCGATGCCGTCCTTGGCGCCAAGGTCACGGTCGCCACCCCCACCGGCAAGGTTGCGGTCAAGGTGCCGCCCTGGTCGAGTTCGGACCGGACGTTACGGCTCAAGGGGCGCGGCCTGCCCCTGAAGACCGGCGGCAATGGCGACTTCTACGGACATGTGCGCATCATGCTGCCGGAAGGCGGCGATCCGGCGCTGGAGGCGTTGTTCCGCAAGGAAGGGGTGAAGGAGTAG
- the fabI gene encoding enoyl-ACP reductase FabI yields the protein MTAGNGLMAGKRGLILGVANNRSIAWGIAKACASEGAELALTYQGDAFRKRVEPLAEELGAIVVGHCDVTDAGSLDAVFSEVEKRWGKIDFLVHAIAFSDKSELDGRYIETSRENFLRTMDISVYSLTTVAKRAEPLMTDGGSILTLTYYGAEKVMPHYNVMGVAKAALEASVRYLAVDLGGSNIRVNAISAGPIKTLAASGIGDFRYILRWNEYNSPLKRVVTVEEVGDSALYLLSRLARGVTGEVLHVDSGYHVVGMKAVDAPDISVVTE from the coding sequence ATGACAGCTGGGAATGGCCTTATGGCCGGTAAGCGCGGGCTTATCTTGGGCGTGGCCAACAATCGCTCGATTGCCTGGGGCATTGCCAAGGCATGCGCGAGCGAAGGGGCCGAGCTTGCGCTCACCTATCAGGGCGACGCCTTCCGCAAGCGCGTCGAGCCGCTGGCCGAGGAACTGGGCGCCATCGTCGTCGGCCATTGCGACGTCACCGATGCCGGCAGCCTCGACGCCGTCTTCTCCGAAGTCGAAAAGCGCTGGGGCAAGATCGATTTCCTCGTCCACGCCATCGCCTTCTCGGACAAGTCGGAGCTCGACGGCCGCTATATCGAGACGTCGCGCGAGAACTTCCTGCGCACCATGGACATCTCGGTCTATTCGCTGACCACGGTGGCCAAGCGCGCCGAGCCTTTGATGACCGACGGCGGCTCGATCCTGACCCTCACCTATTACGGCGCCGAAAAGGTGATGCCGCACTACAATGTGATGGGCGTCGCCAAGGCGGCGCTGGAAGCCAGCGTGCGCTATCTGGCGGTCGATCTGGGCGGCAGCAATATCCGCGTGAACGCGATCTCCGCCGGCCCGATCAAGACCCTGGCCGCGTCCGGCATCGGCGATTTCCGCTATATCCTGCGCTGGAACGAATACAATTCGCCGCTCAAGCGGGTCGTCACCGTGGAGGAGGTCGGGGATTCGGCCCTCTACCTGCTCTCGCGCCTTGCGCGCGGCGTGACCGGCGAGGTGCTGCATGTGGATTCGGGCTATCATGTCGTCGGCATGAAGGCGGTCGACGCGCCGGACATATCGGTCGTTACCGAGTAG
- a CDS encoding histidine phosphatase family protein encodes MPPLIYFVRHGQTDWNLQSRLQGQADTEMNETGRAQADRNGARLAALVEDPSAFDYVASPLRRTCETMERVRAALGLPREGYRTDLRLREVHFGAWQGFTYAELEARDPGCTQARMLRKWHFLPPGEDAETYETLAVRVRAWLDEVRGPTVCVTHGGVIRAVFHWLADMPGDEAAMLDIPQDSILRHENGRLEWL; translated from the coding sequence GTGCCGCCGCTGATCTATTTCGTGCGCCATGGCCAGACCGACTGGAACCTTCAGTCGCGCCTGCAGGGGCAGGCGGATACCGAGATGAACGAGACCGGCCGCGCCCAGGCCGACCGCAACGGGGCGCGGCTGGCGGCGCTGGTGGAAGACCCGTCGGCCTTCGATTATGTGGCGAGCCCGCTGCGGCGTACCTGCGAGACCATGGAACGGGTGCGCGCGGCCCTCGGCCTGCCCCGTGAGGGCTATCGCACCGACCTCAGGCTGCGCGAGGTCCATTTCGGCGCATGGCAGGGCTTCACCTATGCCGAGCTGGAGGCCAGGGATCCCGGCTGCACGCAAGCCCGGATGCTCAGGAAATGGCACTTCCTGCCGCCGGGGGAGGATGCCGAGACCTATGAAACGCTGGCTGTGCGTGTCCGGGCCTGGCTGGACGAGGTGAGGGGGCCCACGGTCTGCGTCACCCATGGCGGCGTCATCAGGGCCGTCTTCCACTGGCTGGCGGACATGCCCGGCGATGAAGCCGCAATGCTGGACATTCCGCAGGACAGCATCCTGCGCCACGAGAACGGCCGGCTGGAGTGGCTTTAG
- a CDS encoding DUF1344 domain-containing protein, with amino-acid sequence MRIAAAAFSLALLLSPGLALAADAEGTITKIDEETMSITLSDGVTYKLPQDMNLSGISTDVNVVIAYLEKENGEKQITDMFLPE; translated from the coding sequence ATGCGCATCGCCGCTGCCGCTTTTTCCCTCGCCCTTCTCCTCTCGCCGGGCCTTGCCCTCGCCGCCGACGCGGAGGGCACGATCACCAAGATCGACGAGGAAACGATGTCGATCACGCTCAGCGACGGCGTGACCTACAAGCTGCCCCAGGACATGAACCTGTCCGGCATCAGCACCGACGTCAACGTCGTCATCGCCTATCTGGAGAAGGAGAACGGCGAGAAGCAGATCACGGACATGTTCCTGCCCGAGTAG
- the aroC gene encoding chorismate synthase: MSHNTFGHLFRVTTWGESHGPAIGCVVDGCPPGIRFTQAEIQADLDKRRPGQSRFVTQRREPDQVKILSGVMTDEDGETLITTGTPVSMLIENVDQRSKDYSDIAKRFRPGHADYTYQAKYGLRDYRGGGRSSARETATRVAAGALARKVVPGMVVRGALVAMGEKAIDRANWDWDYVGHADNPFFTPDPASVAVFADYLDGVRKKGSSVGAVIEVVAEGVPAGLGAPVYAKLDQDICANLMSINAVKGVEIGNGFEAARITGEENADEMRMGADGKPVFLSNNSGGVLGGISTGEPIVARFAVKPTSSILTPRKSVDKDGAEVDVMTKGRHDPCVGIRAVPIAEAMLACTIADHYLRHRGQTGKQ; the protein is encoded by the coding sequence ATGTCTCACAACACCTTTGGCCATCTCTTCCGTGTCACCACCTGGGGCGAAAGCCATGGGCCGGCCATCGGCTGCGTCGTCGACGGCTGCCCGCCCGGCATCCGCTTCACGCAGGCGGAGATACAGGCCGACCTCGACAAGCGCCGCCCCGGCCAGTCGCGCTTCGTCACCCAGAGGCGGGAGCCCGACCAGGTGAAGATCCTGTCCGGCGTGATGACCGACGAGGACGGCGAGACGCTGATCACCACCGGCACCCCCGTTTCCATGTTGATCGAGAATGTCGACCAGAGATCGAAGGATTACAGCGATATCGCCAAGCGGTTCCGCCCCGGCCACGCCGATTACACCTATCAGGCAAAATACGGCCTCAGGGACTACCGCGGCGGGGGCCGGTCATCGGCGCGGGAAACGGCCACGCGCGTCGCCGCCGGCGCGCTGGCCCGCAAGGTCGTGCCGGGCATGGTCGTGCGCGGGGCGCTGGTCGCGATGGGCGAAAAGGCCATCGACCGCGCCAACTGGGACTGGGACTATGTCGGACATGCCGACAACCCGTTTTTCACGCCCGATCCGGCCTCCGTGGCGGTCTTCGCGGACTATCTCGACGGCGTCCGCAAGAAGGGGTCTTCGGTGGGCGCGGTGATCGAAGTGGTGGCCGAGGGCGTGCCGGCCGGCCTCGGCGCGCCGGTCTACGCCAAGCTGGACCAGGATATCTGCGCCAATCTGATGTCGATCAATGCGGTCAAGGGCGTGGAGATCGGCAACGGGTTCGAGGCGGCCCGCATCACCGGCGAGGAAAACGCCGACGAGATGCGCATGGGCGCCGACGGGAAGCCCGTCTTCCTGTCCAACAATTCAGGCGGCGTGCTGGGCGGCATCTCCACCGGCGAGCCCATCGTCGCCCGTTTCGCGGTCAAGCCGACCTCCTCCATCCTCACGCCGCGCAAATCCGTGGACAAGGACGGTGCGGAGGTCGACGTCATGACCAAGGGACGGCACGACCCCTGCGTGGGCATCCGCGCGGTGCCGATCGCCGAGGCGATGCTCGCCTGCACCATCGCCGATCATTATCTGCGCCATCGGGGGCAGACGGGGAAACAGTGA
- the ribB gene encoding 3,4-dihydroxy-2-butanone-4-phosphate synthase — MPYDQKKVVEALRAFEAGEIVVVMDDDGRENEGDLIVAAVHCTPEKMAFIVRHTSGIVCAPMPREEAKRLSLAPMVADNDAPHQTAFTVSVDFKHGTTTGISAEDRTLTVRNLANPNVGASDFVRPGHIFPLVAREGGVLMRSGHTEAAVDLCKLAGLPPIGVICELVNDDGTVKRGPDVQAFAVEHGLKQVSVADLIAYRQRQETLVERVGTFPIATRSGPATAHAYTLPWEAMQHLAIVFGDIRDGYEIPVRLHTEDVAEDVFGAEQRLQKTVEHMAAQGRGVLVYLREGSIGVAHQQRRAHGTADSEAHAEALERESEWREIGLGAQILRDLGISSIRLIASRERHYVGLEGFGIEIASTEIL; from the coding sequence ATGCCGTACGATCAGAAAAAAGTCGTCGAGGCGCTGCGCGCTTTCGAAGCTGGTGAAATCGTCGTCGTCATGGACGATGACGGGCGCGAGAACGAGGGCGATCTGATCGTCGCGGCGGTGCACTGCACGCCGGAGAAGATGGCCTTCATCGTGCGCCACACCTCCGGCATCGTCTGCGCGCCCATGCCGCGCGAGGAGGCCAAGCGCCTCAGCCTGGCGCCCATGGTCGCCGACAACGACGCGCCGCACCAGACCGCCTTCACCGTCAGCGTGGATTTCAAGCACGGCACGACCACCGGCATATCGGCCGAGGACCGCACCCTGACGGTGCGCAACCTTGCCAACCCCAATGTCGGCGCATCCGACTTCGTTCGGCCGGGCCACATCTTTCCGCTCGTGGCCCGCGAAGGCGGCGTGCTGATGCGCTCGGGCCATACGGAGGCCGCCGTCGATCTGTGCAAGCTGGCCGGCCTGCCGCCGATCGGCGTCATCTGCGAACTGGTCAATGACGACGGCACGGTCAAGCGCGGGCCGGACGTGCAGGCCTTCGCCGTGGAGCACGGGCTGAAACAGGTCTCCGTGGCCGATCTCATCGCCTACCGGCAGCGCCAGGAAACGCTTGTGGAGCGCGTCGGCACCTTTCCCATCGCGACGCGTTCCGGCCCCGCCACCGCCCACGCCTATACGCTGCCCTGGGAAGCCATGCAGCATCTGGCCATCGTGTTCGGCGATATCCGGGACGGCTACGAAATTCCGGTGCGGCTGCACACGGAAGACGTGGCCGAGGACGTGTTCGGCGCCGAGCAGCGCCTGCAGAAGACCGTGGAGCACATGGCGGCGCAGGGGCGCGGCGTGCTGGTCTATCTGCGCGAGGGCTCCATCGGCGTCGCCCACCAGCAGCGCCGCGCCCACGGCACGGCCGACAGCGAAGCGCATGCGGAAGCGCTCGAGCGCGAGAGCGAATGGCGCGAGATCGGGCTCGGGGCGCAGATCCTGCGCGACCTCGGCATCTCGTCCATCCGCCTCATCGCATCGCGCGAGCGCCACTATGTCGGGCTGGAAGGCTTCGGCATCGAGATCGCCTCCACCGAGATCCTGTAG
- a CDS encoding MFS transporter: protein MPNPYSEIFKAPGAKGFAAAGFLARLPIAMVPIGIVAMLSQTQGEYWLAGAVSATFALTNAFLAPQISRLVDRLGQTAVVGPTTAISVVAFMALIAAANQDWPAWTLFVSAFLAAAMPSMPAMIRARWTGIFRNRPELNTAFAFESAADELMYIAGASLSVGLGVSLFPEAGMLVSTLFLAVGTVAFLLQRSTEPPLRPTMDVASVSAIRLRPVQILTLALVFIGAIFATAEVSAVAITKELGQPGAASLVIGVYAVGSFVVGLVLGALNLATPLHRQLAIAVTVIAVTTVPLLFADTVALLALAVFVSGLAISPTFITAFGLIERRVPETALTEGITWVMTGIGIGMAAGAFTAGWVVDTFGPYNGFWVSVVSAMAALLTVLLGQRVLADGGRAPTASPLPQPAE, encoded by the coding sequence ATGCCTAACCCTTATAGCGAGATCTTCAAGGCGCCGGGAGCGAAAGGCTTCGCCGCCGCCGGCTTTCTCGCCCGGCTGCCGATCGCCATGGTGCCGATCGGCATCGTCGCCATGCTGTCCCAGACCCAGGGCGAATACTGGCTGGCGGGGGCCGTTTCCGCCACCTTCGCGCTGACCAATGCCTTCCTTGCCCCGCAAATCTCGCGTCTGGTCGACAGGCTCGGCCAGACGGCCGTGGTGGGCCCCACCACCGCCATCTCCGTCGTCGCGTTCATGGCGCTGATCGCCGCCGCGAACCAGGACTGGCCCGCCTGGACGTTGTTCGTCTCGGCGTTCCTGGCCGCAGCCATGCCCAGCATGCCGGCGATGATACGCGCGCGCTGGACGGGGATCTTCCGCAACAGGCCCGAGCTGAACACCGCCTTCGCCTTCGAATCGGCGGCCGACGAGCTGATGTATATCGCCGGCGCGTCGCTCTCGGTGGGCCTGGGCGTCTCCCTGTTCCCGGAAGCGGGCATGCTGGTCAGCACGCTGTTCCTGGCGGTGGGAACGGTTGCTTTCCTGCTCCAGCGCTCGACCGAACCTCCCCTCCGGCCCACGATGGACGTCGCCAGCGTTTCGGCGATCAGGCTGAGGCCGGTGCAGATCCTCACGCTGGCGCTGGTGTTCATCGGCGCGATCTTCGCCACCGCCGAAGTGAGCGCGGTCGCGATCACCAAGGAACTTGGGCAGCCCGGCGCGGCCAGCCTTGTGATCGGCGTCTATGCGGTCGGGTCGTTCGTCGTGGGGCTCGTGCTGGGGGCGCTCAACCTCGCCACGCCGCTGCACCGCCAGCTTGCCATCGCCGTCACGGTGATCGCGGTGACGACCGTCCCGCTGCTCTTCGCCGACACGGTGGCGCTCCTGGCGCTGGCCGTGTTCGTCAGCGGACTTGCCATCTCGCCGACCTTCATCACCGCATTCGGGCTGATAGAGCGCCGCGTGCCGGAAACGGCGCTGACCGAGGGCATCACCTGGGTGATGACCGGCATCGGCATCGGCATGGCCGCGGGCGCGTTCACGGCCGGCTGGGTGGTCGACACTTTCGGCCCGTATAACGGCTTCTGGGTGTCCGTCGTGTCGGCAATGGCGGCCCTTCTGACGGTTCTTCTCGGGCAGCGTGTGCTGGCCGACGGAGGGCGCGCGCCCACCGCATCGCCCCTGCCGCAACCCGCCGAATAG
- a CDS encoding TetR/AcrR family transcriptional regulator, which yields MAHKPRSEMIAETRARLVAAARKAFGTVGYADASMDDFTAEAGLTRGALYHHFGGKKGLLEAVIAEIDAEMSERLREITAGAETPWRGFVEECIGYVRMALDPEIQRIMLRDGPAVLGDPTTWPNQSACIASLSTNLRGLRDAGTIVDLDPDAMAHLINGASLNASLWIANAPDPEETSRRAVDAFRTLLEGLLADNAKANGC from the coding sequence ATGGCGCACAAGCCGCGCAGCGAAATGATCGCAGAAACCCGTGCCAGGCTGGTCGCCGCCGCCAGGAAGGCCTTCGGCACCGTCGGCTATGCGGACGCCTCGATGGACGATTTCACCGCCGAGGCGGGGCTGACGCGCGGCGCGCTCTACCACCATTTCGGCGGCAAGAAGGGCCTGCTGGAAGCCGTGATCGCGGAAATCGACGCGGAGATGAGCGAACGCCTGCGCGAGATCACGGCGGGCGCCGAAACGCCGTGGCGCGGCTTCGTGGAGGAGTGCATCGGCTATGTGAGAATGGCGCTCGATCCGGAAATCCAGCGCATCATGCTGCGCGACGGCCCCGCCGTACTCGGCGATCCCACCACATGGCCGAACCAGAGCGCCTGCATCGCCTCGCTTTCGACGAACCTGCGCGGGCTGCGCGACGCCGGCACGATCGTCGATCTCGACCCGGACGCCATGGCCCATCTCATCAACGGCGCCTCGCTGAACGCCTCGCTGTGGATCGCCAACGCGCCCGATCCGGAGGAGACCTCGCGCAGGGCGGTCGATGCCTTCAGGACGCTACTCGAGGGGCTTCTGGCGGACAATGCGAAGGCAAACGGATGCTGA
- a CDS encoding histone deacetylase family protein yields the protein MTTRLYSHPACLEHVTPPGHPERPDRLRAIERVLQHEIFDPLDRAEAPLADEAAILLAHPESYRARVRGTVPETGMARIDADTSVSPGSYEAALRAVGGAMAAVDDVFTGRADNAFVATRPPGHHAEKNTAMGFCLFNNAAIAARHAQRAHGAERVVIVDWDVHHGNGTQDIFWDDPTVMYCSTHEMPLYPGTGAASETGAGNIVNVPLAAGDGGDALRDAFDAVILPRLVEFRPDLIIISAGFDAHYRDPLADLNFREEDFAWATSMLMEKADRLCGSRIVSLLEGGYDLEGLALSVAAHVGRLMKG from the coding sequence ATGACCACGAGATTGTACAGCCACCCCGCCTGCCTCGAACACGTCACGCCGCCCGGTCATCCGGAGCGACCGGACAGGCTGCGCGCCATCGAGCGCGTGCTGCAGCACGAGATCTTCGACCCGCTCGACCGGGCCGAGGCGCCGCTGGCCGACGAGGCGGCGATCCTTCTCGCCCATCCCGAGAGCTACCGCGCGCGGGTGCGCGGCACGGTTCCGGAAACGGGGATGGCGCGCATCGACGCGGACACGTCCGTCAGTCCCGGAAGCTACGAGGCGGCGCTGCGCGCCGTCGGCGGCGCGATGGCGGCGGTCGACGACGTCTTTACCGGCAGGGCGGACAACGCCTTCGTGGCGACCCGCCCGCCGGGCCATCACGCCGAGAAGAACACGGCGATGGGCTTTTGCCTCTTCAACAACGCCGCGATCGCCGCGCGCCATGCCCAGAGGGCGCATGGCGCCGAGCGCGTGGTCATCGTCGACTGGGACGTGCACCACGGCAACGGCACGCAGGACATATTCTGGGACGACCCGACCGTCATGTACTGCTCCACGCACGAGATGCCGCTCTATCCGGGCACCGGCGCGGCCAGCGAGACGGGAGCGGGCAACATCGTCAACGTGCCGCTGGCCGCCGGCGACGGCGGCGACGCCCTGCGCGACGCCTTCGACGCGGTGATCCTGCCGCGCCTCGTCGAATTCCGGCCCGACCTGATCATCATTTCGGCCGGTTTCGATGCCCATTATCGCGATCCGCTGGCCGATCTGAACTTTCGCGAGGAGGATTTCGCGTGGGCGACCTCGATGCTTATGGAAAAGGCCGACCGTTTGTGCGGGAGCCGCATTGTCAGCCTGCTTGAAGGCGGCTACGACCTCGAGGGGCTGGCGCTTTCGGTCGCCGCCCATGTCGGACGCTTGATGAAAGGGTGA
- a CDS encoding exodeoxyribonuclease VII small subunit, translating into MIPETNIGETTTAEANKDIKAMSFEQALEALENIVNDLERGDVPLEQSIRIYERGEALKAHCDKLLKAAEDKVEKIRLSREGQAVGVEPLDPQ; encoded by the coding sequence ATGATCCCCGAGACCAATATTGGCGAAACCACCACCGCCGAAGCCAACAAGGACATCAAGGCGATGAGCTTCGAGCAGGCGCTGGAGGCGCTGGAGAACATCGTCAACGACCTGGAGCGCGGCGACGTGCCGCTGGAGCAGTCGATCCGCATCTATGAGCGCGGCGAAGCCCTGAAGGCCCATTGCGACAAGCTGCTGAAGGCGGCCGAGGACAAGGTGGAAAAGATCCGCCTTTCGCGCGAAGGCCAGGCCGTCGGCGTCGAGCCCCTGGATCCGCAATAG
- the dxs gene encoding 1-deoxy-D-xylulose-5-phosphate synthase — protein MKSPPQTPLLDTIRIPADMKRLTEADLPKLAEELRAETIDAVSRTGGHLGAGLGVVELTVALHYVFDTPGDRLIWDVGHQAYPHKILTGRRDRIRTLRQEGGLSGFTRRAESEYDAFGAAHSSTSISAGLGMAVARDLKGRRNNVISVIGDGAMSAGMAYEAMNNAGALDARLIVILNDNDMSIAPPQGAMSAYLARLASGRTYQGFRDFGKKLTSYLGKNVDRAITRAVEHARGYVTGGTLFEEMGFFHIGPIDGHNLEHLIPVLKNVRDHGQGPVLIHVVTQKGKGYAPAEAAADKYHGVSKFDVITGAQAKAPSNAPSYTKVFAQSLIEEAREDDRIVAVTAAMPSGTGLDLFGKEFPDRTFDVGIAEQHGVTFAAGMATEGYRPFAAIYSTFLQRAYDQVVHDVAIQNLPVRFAIDRAGFVGADGATHCGAFDIAYLASLPNFVVMAAGDEAELKHMVRTAAVHDSGPIAFRYPRGNGVGVDMPERGEVLEIGKGRIMREGSKVAILSYGARLADCLKAADELDSAGLSTTVADARFAKPLDEALIRALAENHEVLVTVEEGSVGGFSAHVMHFLAHEGLLESGLKLRPLVMPDIFMDHAKPEKMVADAGLDAAGIVSTVFAALGQEEHVARA, from the coding sequence GTGAAGTCGCCGCCCCAGACACCCCTGCTCGACACGATCCGTATTCCGGCCGACATGAAGCGGCTGACGGAGGCGGATCTTCCGAAGCTGGCCGAGGAACTGCGCGCCGAGACGATCGACGCCGTGTCGCGGACCGGCGGGCATCTGGGCGCGGGGCTGGGCGTCGTCGAACTCACCGTGGCGCTGCACTACGTCTTCGACACGCCCGGCGACCGGCTGATCTGGGATGTCGGGCACCAGGCCTATCCGCACAAGATCCTGACCGGACGCCGCGACCGCATCCGCACCCTGCGCCAGGAAGGCGGGCTCTCCGGCTTCACTCGGCGCGCGGAAAGCGAATACGACGCCTTCGGCGCGGCCCATTCGTCCACGTCGATCTCGGCCGGTCTCGGCATGGCGGTGGCCCGCGACCTCAAAGGCCGGCGCAACAACGTCATCTCGGTCATCGGCGACGGGGCCATGTCCGCGGGCATGGCCTATGAGGCGATGAACAATGCCGGCGCGCTGGATGCGCGCCTGATCGTCATCCTCAACGACAACGACATGTCGATCGCCCCGCCCCAGGGCGCGATGAGCGCCTATCTGGCGCGCCTCGCCTCCGGCCGCACCTATCAGGGCTTTCGCGACTTCGGCAAGAAGCTGACCTCCTATCTCGGCAAGAATGTCGACCGCGCCATCACCCGCGCCGTGGAGCATGCGCGCGGCTACGTCACCGGCGGCACGCTGTTCGAGGAGATGGGTTTCTTCCATATCGGCCCGATCGACGGACACAATCTGGAACATCTCATCCCGGTCCTGAAGAATGTGCGCGACCACGGCCAGGGCCCGGTGCTGATCCATGTCGTGACCCAGAAGGGCAAGGGCTATGCGCCGGCCGAGGCCGCAGCCGACAAATATCACGGCGTGTCGAAGTTCGACGTCATCACGGGCGCGCAGGCCAAGGCCCCTTCCAACGCGCCGTCCTACACCAAGGTCTTCGCGCAGAGCCTCATCGAGGAAGCGCGCGAGGACGACCGCATCGTGGCCGTTACCGCGGCCATGCCGTCGGGCACCGGGCTCGATCTGTTCGGCAAGGAATTTCCCGACCGGACTTTCGATGTCGGCATCGCCGAACAGCATGGCGTGACCTTCGCCGCCGGCATGGCGACCGAGGGCTACCGGCCTTTCGCCGCGATCTATTCCACCTTCCTGCAGCGCGCCTACGACCAGGTGGTGCATGACGTGGCGATCCAGAACCTGCCGGTGCGCTTTGCCATAGACCGCGCCGGCTTCGTCGGCGCCGACGGGGCGACCCATTGCGGCGCTTTCGACATAGCCTATCTGGCCAGCCTGCCGAACTTCGTGGTGATGGCGGCGGGCGACGAGGCGGAGCTGAAGCACATGGTGCGCACGGCGGCCGTCCACGACAGCGGGCCCATCGCCTTCCGCTATCCGCGCGGCAATGGCGTCGGCGTCGACATGCCGGAGCGCGGCGAGGTGCTGGAGATCGGCAAGGGCCGGATCATGCGCGAGGGCTCCAAGGTCGCCATCCTTTCCTACGGCGCGCGGCTGGCCGACTGCCTCAAGGCGGCGGACGAGCTGGATTCGGCGGGCCTTTCCACCACCGTGGCCGACGCCCGCTTCGCCAAACCGCTGGACGAGGCGCTGATACGCGCCCTTGCCGAAAACCACGAGGTTCTGGTGACCGTCGAGGAAGGCTCCGTCGGCGGCTTCAGCGCGCATGTCATGCATTTCCTGGCGCATGAGGGGCTGCTGGAAAGCGGCCTGAAGCTGCGCCCGCTGGTGATGCCGGATATCTTCATGGACCACGCCAAGCCGGAAAAGATGGTGGCGGATGCCGGGCTCGACGCGGCGGGCATCGTGAGCACCGTGTTTGCGGCGCTGGGCCAGGAGGAGCATGTGGCACGGGCCTGA